One Candidatus Acidulodesulfobacterium ferriphilum genomic window, AATCCGGAAATATATTTTAAACGGGTAATGTTTACTTATAATCATACCGATTCGATTAAAGCGGTTGCGGCAGGTATTGCCGACGGCGCTTCGGTCGATTCCATAGTTTATTTTTACACATACAATAAATATAAAAGCGTGAGGCTTCACACTAAGATTATTTTGAAATCCCCTTTATTTCCTATCCCGCCCATAGTTATGTCCGATGGGGCGGATAAAAGATTAAGGGATGAAGTAAAAAAAATTCTTTTAGATATGTCAAAAAATCCGAAGGGAAAATTAATTTTAAAAAAACTTGGCATAGACGGTTTTGCCGTGCCGGATTTAAATAGATATAAGTAAATTAATAAATTTAAATGAAAAACCGTTAAATATTTTTTTATGAGATTTTCTTTATTTTTTTCAATTATATTAATCCTTAAAAAATTTTATAATATTTCTTTAAGGATTAAAGTTATAGGACTTGTTATATTTGCCGCTTTAATACTTGGGTTGCCTGTTATATACTTTGTAAATAAAGACTTTTCGCAACAAAATAATATACAATTAAGGCTAATGAGCAAGACTACCTCCGAACAGTTATCGTCCCAGTCCGTGAATTATATTCTTGAGGATAATATATATGCCCTGACGAGATTATTGAAAAACTCGCTTAAAAGCGATCCCGATGCGGTTTATGCTTTTATTCAAAATAAAAGAGGCGAGGTTATCGCATCTACTTTTAACGGCGGATTTCCTGCAGGCTTGCTAAAAGTTAACGATTTTAAACCGAAAAGTTTATCCACCGTTAAAATTAAAACTACCAAAGGGATGATATATGATACATCCGCACCTATTTTAGAGGGAAGGCTTGGTGTGGTGCGTGTCGGAATTTCATCCGTAAGGTCAAATCTGACCCTTTATTCGCTGATAAGATCCATATTTTTTTCCATGATATTTGCGGCCGCTTTAGCCATCATACTTTCGGGCGCAATCGCCTGGTGGGTTATGGCCCCGATAGTTAAATTATCGGAGGCTGTTAATATGGTAAAAAACGGCAGTTATGATGTAAAATTGGATGTTAAAAGGGATGATGAAATAGGAAAACTTACAAACGGCTTTAATGAAATGGTAAATAGTTTAAAAAAGGCAAATTTGGAACAAATCGAAAATGATAACTTAAGAAAAAACTTCATTACAAATGTGATAAAGGCTCAAGAAGAAGAAAGGAAAAGGATAGCAAGAGACCTGCATGACCAGTTTGCGCAGATGCTTGCTTACATAAAAATAAGATTTGGGCTGCTTAAGGATTTAAATGACTTTAAAGAGGCCAGAAGCAGCATTATTCAAATTAGCGAAGATTTGGCAAAGGCGCTTGACCTTGTCCGCGATATAGCGAAAAGTTTAATGCCCGGAATATTGGACGAGATGGGCTTAGTCTGTGCCGCCTCCAGTTATATAGACGATATTAATAAAAAAAGCGCGGATTTTAGGGTAGATTTTTACACGGGCAGTCTTAAGGATAAAAGATTTCATCCTAATACCGAAATTAATGTTTACAGGATAATTCAAGAAGCATTATCGAATGTCATACTTCATTCGCAAACTAATTATGCGAAAATAAGCCTTGAAGAGAGTGACGGAAAGATAAGGGGCGCTATCGAAGATTACGGAATCGGTTTTAAATATGATATTATTAAAAAAGATAGTTTTGGAATATTCGGAATGATAGAAAGGGCAAAACTTTTAGGCGGCGATTTGGAAATAGAATCTATCCCGGGCAAAGGAACCGAGGTTAAGTTTTGGGTGCCTGCGGCGCAAATAACTTAAAGGTAAATAATATAATGATAACAATAGTTTTGGTGGATGATCATCATCTGATGCTTTCCGGCCTGAAAATGATAATAAGCGGACAGGAGGATTTACAGGTAGTAGGAACGGCAAGCGATACAATATCTGCTATAGAGGCCGTTAAAACAAACAAGCCGGATGTCATAGTTCTTGACATTTCTTTGCCTAAAGCCAACGGGCTCGATATGATATCCCGGCTTAAAAGTGTTTCTCCAGAATCAAAAATACTAATTTTAACCATGTACGAAGACAGGCAGTATGTTTATAAAGCGCTTGAAAATGGCGCTCTGGGTTATATACCCAAAAAAGCGGCAGAACATGATTTGATTTACTCTATAAGAACGGTGGCAGGAGGAGAATTATATATTCATCCGTCTTTAGTCAAAAGCTTAATTAATAAAGAGGACAACGAATATCGTTATAACGATAACGGCTCGTCAAACAGGGAAAGATCATTATGGGATAGTTTAAGCCCGAGAGAACAGGATGTTTTGATATTTGTTGCAGAGGGTTTTTCAAACAAAGAGATTGGCGAAAAACTATTCATTAATGAAAAAACGGCAGCTACCCACCGTTTAAGGGGGATGGAGAAATTGGATCTTTTAAACAAATCCGACCTTGTCGATTTAATTTTCTTTAAGCTTAAACTTCCGAAAAAGTAATAAAAGCCTTATAAACCGGCATAAATTCAAATAAATCCGCAATTTAAGTTTCTTTCGTAATATTTTTTCTTCACTATATTTCCGATTTTTTCTTACAAAAATCATATTTTGTATTATTTAAAATAAGTCTGTCTCGTGATAAAAGTAATAATAGTCGAGATGATTTTAATGCGGCGATGGATTGACTTCCATTATATTAGTATTACACTTAATATTAGTATTACTATACTTAAAGTAAATTCAGGATAATTTTAATATTATTAGGGGGCAAATGAATGAAAAAAGAAAATGACAGGGAAAACAAAAGGGTGAAAGGGGAGGAAAAAGTAAGCGAAAGGGGAAAGAGCGAAAAATCAAAAAGGAGAAAATTTCTTAAAATGCTCGGGTTAGGAGGATTGGCCGCAGCCGCCTTCGGGTTTGCCGGTTTATCAAAATCCAAAGAGGCATTAGCCGCCCCTTTGAAAAAGGAAAAAGGGAAAAAAAGCGGATTAAATACGCCGGAAAAAGGAACGGGAGTTCCGACGGGCGCTTTGAAAAATAAGAGATGGATGGGGTGGATGAATCCGTCGCAGGATGTAAACGACGGATGGAACGAGTGGATGAGGACGATAGAAAACCCTCATAACCTTCCTATCTGGCACGATAATTTTTACACCATTAAAGATTCAAAACCGAAACATCACTGGGCAATGGTTATGGATTTAAGAAAATGCGTCGGATGTCAGGCTTGCGTTATAGCGTGTAAAAGCGAAAACAATGTCCCTCTTACGGTTTTTAGAACCGTGGTTCAGGTAATGGAGACGGGACATATGGTTCCCGATAAAGACGGGATAGTTGTTACGGACGAGGGAAATTTTACTCCCGATACTAAAAGATTCAATTTGCCTAGGATGTGCAATCACTGCGATCACCCCTCGTGTGTGGAGGTGTGTCCGGTAAAAGCAACTTTCAAGAGGCAGGACGGTATAGTTTTAATAGACTATAATGTTTGCATAGGGTGCGGAACCTGTCTTCAAGCCTGTCCTTACGATATGCGTTTTTTTAATCCGGTTCAGCATACGGCGGATAAATGCACATTTTGCGTTCACAGAATAGACAGGGGGCTTATGCCTGCGTGCGTAACTTCATGCGTCGGAAGAGCGAGAAAGTTCGGGGATTTAAACGACCCCAAGACCG contains:
- a CDS encoding HAMP domain-containing protein; protein product: MRFSLFFSIILILKKFYNISLRIKVIGLVIFAALILGLPVIYFVNKDFSQQNNIQLRLMSKTTSEQLSSQSVNYILEDNIYALTRLLKNSLKSDPDAVYAFIQNKRGEVIASTFNGGFPAGLLKVNDFKPKSLSTVKIKTTKGMIYDTSAPILEGRLGVVRVGISSVRSNLTLYSLIRSIFFSMIFAAALAIILSGAIAWWVMAPIVKLSEAVNMVKNGSYDVKLDVKRDDEIGKLTNGFNEMVNSLKKANLEQIENDNLRKNFITNVIKAQEEERKRIARDLHDQFAQMLAYIKIRFGLLKDLNDFKEARSSIIQISEDLAKALDLVRDIAKSLMPGILDEMGLVCAASSYIDDINKKSADFRVDFYTGSLKDKRFHPNTEINVYRIIQEALSNVILHSQTNYAKISLEESDGKIRGAIEDYGIGFKYDIIKKDSFGIFGMIERAKLLGGDLEIESIPGKGTEVKFWVPAAQIT
- a CDS encoding response regulator transcription factor; its protein translation is MITIVLVDDHHLMLSGLKMIISGQEDLQVVGTASDTISAIEAVKTNKPDVIVLDISLPKANGLDMISRLKSVSPESKILILTMYEDRQYVYKALENGALGYIPKKAAEHDLIYSIRTVAGGELYIHPSLVKSLINKEDNEYRYNDNGSSNRERSLWDSLSPREQDVLIFVAEGFSNKEIGEKLFINEKTAATHRLRGMEKLDLLNKSDLVDLIFFKLKLPKK
- a CDS encoding 4Fe-4S dicluster domain-containing protein, with protein sequence MRTIENPHNLPIWHDNFYTIKDSKPKHHWAMVMDLRKCVGCQACVIACKSENNVPLTVFRTVVQVMETGHMVPDKDGIVVTDEGNFTPDTKRFNLPRMCNHCDHPSCVEVCPVKATFKRQDGIVLIDYNVCIGCGTCLQACPYDMRFFNPVQHTADKCTFCVHRIDRGLMPACVTSCVGRARKFGDLNDPKTEVSRLIAGYPTSKLKISTGNDPQVFYIDLNGMLVDPTNPEEVKMVYTYAMSFNTTAYQKLGGTAVLPIVEEMEDPYKD